In Deinococcus ruber, one DNA window encodes the following:
- a CDS encoding ABC transporter substrate-binding protein, translating into MKKLHKLTVLLLTAALPQASAQTLELWNDKAADWGNSYTKVAAAAKSDGIDFKQVRYPDTTSYQAALRTAISARRPPDAFTWWSGYRMKALVDSGQLEDLTPIWNKYIKSGEYKADAAKPFTFGGKIYGVPNNVAYWVVYYNKAVYAKVGIKPPTTWAELMSNNDKLKAAGITPFVQTVDGRWQAFIWFEQFLANSDPAAYNKLMVGQLKYTDAPVKKVFATWADWIQKGYLTDPTISSDSSKPGAMQRQFAQGKVANILNGDWLTPQLTAVGLKANTDFGVFIMPSMTPATPPALIAESSPIVIPKASANKAAALKLADYWMSDKSQTLWTNLQSFSPVNLKSKSDSALTQNLIGQLKAKNYTLLNRIWEATPTEIIEPGVDEFAKFMLNPKTADAVEANLQKLADTYWSTHK; encoded by the coding sequence ATGAAAAAGCTACACAAGCTGACCGTTCTGCTCCTGACCGCTGCGCTGCCGCAGGCAAGTGCACAGACGCTAGAACTGTGGAACGACAAAGCCGCCGACTGGGGCAACAGCTACACCAAGGTGGCCGCCGCCGCCAAATCAGACGGCATCGACTTCAAGCAGGTGCGCTACCCCGACACCACCTCCTACCAGGCCGCCCTCAGAACCGCCATCTCTGCGCGTCGCCCGCCGGACGCGTTTACCTGGTGGTCGGGCTACCGCATGAAAGCCCTGGTCGATTCCGGGCAGCTCGAAGACCTCACGCCCATCTGGAACAAGTACATCAAGAGCGGTGAATACAAGGCCGACGCCGCCAAGCCTTTTACCTTCGGCGGCAAGATCTACGGTGTGCCGAACAACGTGGCGTACTGGGTGGTGTACTACAACAAGGCGGTTTACGCCAAGGTCGGCATCAAACCGCCCACCACCTGGGCCGAACTGATGTCCAACAACGACAAACTCAAGGCGGCGGGCATCACGCCGTTCGTGCAGACGGTGGACGGACGCTGGCAGGCCTTCATCTGGTTCGAGCAGTTCCTGGCGAACTCCGACCCCGCCGCGTACAACAAACTGATGGTCGGTCAGCTCAAGTACACCGACGCGCCCGTCAAGAAGGTATTTGCCACCTGGGCCGACTGGATTCAGAAGGGCTACCTGACCGATCCGACCATCTCCAGCGATTCGAGCAAACCCGGAGCCATGCAGCGCCAGTTTGCGCAGGGAAAGGTCGCCAACATCCTGAACGGCGACTGGCTCACGCCCCAGCTCACCGCCGTCGGCCTGAAAGCCAACACCGACTTCGGCGTGTTCATCATGCCCAGCATGACCCCGGCGACTCCGCCCGCCCTGATCGCCGAATCCAGCCCTATCGTGATTCCCAAGGCCAGCGCCAACAAAGCCGCCGCGCTGAAACTGGCCGATTACTGGATGAGCGACAAGTCGCAGACGCTGTGGACGAACCTGCAAAGCTTCAGCCCGGTCAATCTGAAATCCAAGTCGGACAGCGCCCTGACCCAGAATCTGATCGGTCAGCTCAAGGCCAAGAACTACACGCTGCTCAACCGCATCTGGGAGGCGACGCCCACCGAGATCATCGAACCCGGCGTGGACGAGTTCGCCAAGTTCATGCTGAACCCGAAGACGGCCGACGCGGTCGAGGCCAACCTCCAGAAGCTCGCGGATACCTACTGGTCGACGCACAAGTAA
- a CDS encoding TetR/AcrR family transcriptional regulator: MARWQPGATERLIIAAVDLFTEQGYDATTVAQIAERAGVTKSTFFRHFPDKRELLVAGQETLSRLLADGIAEAPADASALDAVAAGLERASSAMGPVNRQLGPRLKAAVAASTELQERDALKSIGLAAAMIAALVARGVPEPTAHLAGEMGVLAFKRGYAQWSEGDRSDDEGLTPHALAALEDLRLATLSLDLRPQIKAPTS, from the coding sequence ATGGCCCGATGGCAGCCCGGGGCAACTGAACGACTGATTATCGCAGCCGTCGATCTGTTCACCGAACAGGGCTATGACGCCACAACGGTGGCGCAGATCGCCGAGCGTGCTGGCGTGACCAAAAGCACCTTCTTCCGGCATTTTCCCGATAAGCGCGAACTGCTGGTGGCCGGGCAGGAAACCCTCAGCAGGCTGCTGGCCGACGGAATTGCCGAGGCTCCCGCAGACGCCAGCGCGCTCGATGCGGTGGCGGCTGGTCTCGAACGTGCGTCCAGCGCCATGGGGCCGGTCAACCGCCAGCTCGGCCCCCGCCTCAAGGCAGCCGTGGCGGCCAGCACCGAACTTCAGGAGCGCGACGCGCTGAAAAGTATCGGGCTGGCCGCCGCGATGATCGCTGCTCTGGTCGCTCGCGGCGTTCCAGAGCCGACCGCGCACCTCGCCGGAGAGATGGGCGTGCTCGCGTTCAAGCGTGGCTACGCCCAGTGGTCTGAAGGAGACCGTTCAGACGACGAGGGACTGACACCGCACGCGCTGGCCGCCCTCGAAGACCTGCGGCTGGCGACGCTGTCGCTGGACCTTCGCCCGCAGATCAAAGCACCGACCTCCTGA
- a CDS encoding carboxylesterase/lipase family protein: MRVSPVLQSVFLSLLLGSVAAAQTPVTIETDHGPVVGQQTDTRSFLGIPYAAPPVGNLRWRSPQPAAPWTAPRDATHFGNVCPQTVIALFALPGETPGTVKGQEDCLTLNVYTPVGATPQSRLPVMAWIHGGSFVAGSSAGYSGAELARKNNVIVVTLNYRLGALGWLSLPALSAEAAGQSGNYGLQDQQAALRWVQANIAAFGGDPTKVTVVGESAGGMSVCAHLASPQSAGLFRGAIIQSGLCTSPGNAVTLAQAEARNTRYASNLGCQATDLACLRSLDPQKLLAAKVPGLRPASAQVWSPVYASAALPFQLRDAFQSGQFNRVPVLNGTTHDEGRLFIQVASPDGKPISPVLYWGGTGLTAGLVNTASALARYPYRRYGTPALAFATLFTDAVFSCPALRVDQALSRYVPVYAFEFNDPQAATLLKSPSDLPGLGSHHSSSLAYAFQAPVAGLADPAQFTPTQQKLSDAFSGAWMAFVKTGNPNASSTAWMPFSTETGNVQEFTPGGVQQSVLFAKAHQCEYWLPLDLQ; this comes from the coding sequence ATGCGCGTATCCCCGGTCCTTCAGTCCGTTTTCCTGTCGCTGCTGCTCGGGAGTGTGGCGGCAGCGCAGACGCCCGTGACCATCGAGACCGACCATGGCCCGGTCGTGGGCCAGCAGACAGACACCCGCAGCTTCCTGGGGATTCCGTATGCGGCCCCGCCGGTCGGCAACCTGAGATGGAGATCACCCCAACCCGCCGCGCCCTGGACGGCTCCCCGCGACGCCACTCACTTCGGAAACGTGTGTCCTCAGACGGTGATTGCGCTGTTTGCCCTTCCCGGCGAGACGCCCGGCACCGTCAAGGGCCAGGAAGACTGCCTGACGCTGAACGTGTACACCCCGGTGGGGGCCACGCCGCAGAGCCGCCTGCCGGTGATGGCGTGGATTCACGGCGGCTCGTTTGTCGCCGGGTCCAGCGCGGGCTACAGCGGCGCAGAGCTGGCCCGCAAGAACAACGTCATCGTGGTAACGCTGAATTACCGGCTGGGGGCACTGGGCTGGCTTTCGCTGCCCGCACTGAGTGCCGAGGCCGCCGGACAGTCGGGGAACTATGGCCTGCAAGACCAGCAGGCGGCCCTGAGGTGGGTGCAGGCCAACATTGCGGCCTTCGGGGGCGACCCGACCAAGGTCACGGTGGTGGGAGAATCGGCGGGCGGCATGAGCGTGTGTGCCCACCTCGCCTCGCCGCAGTCGGCGGGCCTGTTCCGGGGCGCGATCATCCAGAGCGGGCTGTGTACCAGTCCGGGCAACGCGGTCACGCTGGCCCAGGCCGAAGCCCGAAATACCCGCTACGCCTCGAACCTGGGCTGTCAGGCCACCGATCTGGCGTGCCTGCGCTCGCTCGACCCGCAGAAACTTCTGGCCGCCAAGGTACCGGGGCTGCGGCCTGCCAGCGCACAGGTATGGTCGCCGGTGTATGCCAGCGCCGCCCTGCCGTTCCAGTTGCGCGACGCCTTTCAGAGTGGACAGTTCAACCGCGTGCCCGTCTTGAACGGAACCACCCACGACGAGGGGCGGCTGTTCATTCAGGTGGCCTCGCCTGACGGCAAGCCGATCAGCCCGGTGCTGTACTGGGGCGGCACCGGGCTGACCGCTGGCCTCGTGAACACCGCCAGCGCCCTGGCCCGCTACCCGTATCGCCGCTACGGCACTCCGGCACTGGCGTTTGCCACCTTGTTTACCGACGCGGTGTTCAGCTGCCCCGCCCTGCGCGTCGATCAGGCGCTGTCCCGGTACGTCCCGGTGTACGCCTTCGAGTTCAACGATCCGCAGGCCGCTACGCTCCTCAAAAGCCCCAGCGACCTGCCGGGCCTGGGATCGCACCACTCCAGTTCGCTGGCCTACGCGTTTCAGGCCCCGGTCGCCGGACTGGCCGACCCGGCGCAGTTCACACCCACGCAGCAGAAGCTCTCAGACGCTTTCAGCGGCGCGTGGATGGCCTTCGTCAAAACAGGAAATCCGAACGCCTCCAGCACGGCCTGGATGCCCTTCAGCACCGAAACAGGCAACGTGCAGGAATTTACGCCTGGCGGCGTCCAGCAGAGTGTGCTCTTCGCCAAGGCGCATCAGTGCGAGTACTGGCTGCCGCTCGATCTCCAGTAG
- a CDS encoding SDR family oxidoreductase has product MRIFVTGGTGTIGTPVIAELLSSGHTVLALARSDASAQAIKHAGAEVLRGDLSDLDVLRVGAAQADGVISLAFGRDYSTAEALTRGIAQESAALATLGAALVGSDRPLVAASGTPWIPGRASTETDPLPTGGPVGARSQSIAALFELAERGVRSASVRLPRTVHNEGRGGFAGLLVDASRRLGVAGYPGDGRQRWPAVHALDVAVLFRLVLESAPAGTSWHAVADEGDAVKDIASVVGRRLGLPVEQVPDDTFGPFGPIFAMDQPASSAHTREILGWQPTHPSLLEDLEHIHP; this is encoded by the coding sequence ATGCGTATTTTCGTTACTGGCGGTACCGGCACCATCGGCACGCCCGTCATCGCTGAACTGCTGTCCAGCGGCCACACGGTCCTCGCCCTGGCCCGCTCGGACGCCTCGGCGCAGGCCATCAAGCACGCCGGGGCCGAGGTGCTGCGAGGCGACCTGTCCGACCTCGACGTTCTGCGGGTAGGCGCGGCGCAGGCCGACGGCGTGATCAGCCTCGCGTTTGGCCGCGACTACAGCACCGCAGAAGCGCTCACACGGGGCATTGCACAGGAAAGCGCCGCGCTCGCCACCCTCGGAGCAGCGCTCGTCGGGTCAGACCGGCCCCTGGTGGCGGCTTCAGGAACTCCCTGGATTCCCGGACGAGCGTCCACCGAAACAGACCCTCTGCCAACCGGCGGCCCCGTCGGTGCCCGGTCACAGTCGATTGCCGCCCTGTTCGAGTTGGCGGAACGCGGCGTGCGGAGTGCGTCGGTCCGTCTGCCGCGCACAGTTCACAACGAGGGCAGAGGCGGCTTTGCCGGACTGCTGGTCGATGCTTCGCGCCGTCTGGGGGTGGCCGGGTATCCGGGTGATGGCCGCCAGCGCTGGCCTGCGGTGCACGCGCTCGATGTGGCGGTGCTGTTCCGGCTGGTGCTCGAATCGGCTCCGGCTGGCACGTCCTGGCACGCGGTCGCGGACGAGGGCGACGCGGTGAAAGACATCGCGTCGGTCGTCGGTCGGCGTCTGGGCCTGCCGGTCGAGCAGGTGCCGGATGACACGTTCGGCCCCTTCGGTCCGATCTTTGCCATGGATCAGCCCGCCTCCAGTGCCCACACCCGCGAAATCCTCGGCTGGCAGCCCACGCACCCCAGCCTGCTGGAAGATCTGGAACACATTCACCCCTGA
- a CDS encoding class I mannose-6-phosphate isomerase translates to MRSQSSQSGQRPTYDKTPTIHVNDHQAWQGWPRLFARLRAEAEQRRAAPTLVIDTYPGTDLTELHRAAAESLPGYDLVNAEDAALSSGELEHVLERFLTPDRVFGVMSPHTLHELYDPAKLAALRTRVADAARPTLVYGWGAALVVDAPTLLVVADLARWELQLRMRRGMPNWHAANPHEDILRKYKRGYFVEWRVADRHKQSLFGHMQFYLETNSPQAPVLIERGAFEASLNEAVSRPFRLVPFFDPGVWGGQWMKDVCDLDPAQPNYAWAFDGVPEENSLLFRYGSADAQITLEMPAMNLTLLRPAELLGHRTYARFGAEFPIRFDLLDTVQGGNLSLQVHPLTTYIQQNFGMAYTQDESYYLLDAEEDAVVYLGLKSGIDRDEMLSELAASQQSGQFDAARYVNAFPARKHDHFPIPAGTIHCSGRNAMVLEISATPYIFTFKLWDWGRLGLDGLPRPVHLEHGRANIVWERDTDWVKRHLLHLVEPLGSGEGWREERTGLNELEFIETRRHWFTAPVPHHTHGTLNMLNLVEGEAAVIESPAHAFEPLTVHYAETFIVPAAVGAYTIRPVRAGEHLATLKASVRGSQEETRPG, encoded by the coding sequence GTGCGTTCGCAATCATCTCAGTCCGGGCAGCGGCCCACCTACGACAAAACCCCCACCATCCACGTGAATGACCACCAGGCGTGGCAAGGTTGGCCCCGGCTGTTCGCTCGGCTGCGGGCCGAGGCCGAGCAGCGTCGCGCTGCGCCTACCCTCGTCATCGACACGTATCCCGGCACCGACCTGACAGAGCTGCACCGGGCCGCCGCCGAGTCGCTGCCGGGCTACGATCTCGTGAACGCCGAAGACGCCGCACTGAGCAGCGGTGAGCTGGAACACGTCCTGGAGCGCTTTCTGACGCCTGACCGGGTGTTCGGTGTGATGTCGCCGCACACCCTGCACGAACTGTACGACCCCGCGAAACTGGCGGCGCTGCGAACGCGGGTGGCCGACGCTGCCCGGCCCACGCTGGTGTACGGCTGGGGCGCGGCGCTGGTCGTCGACGCGCCCACCCTGCTGGTGGTGGCCGATCTGGCCCGCTGGGAACTTCAGCTGCGGATGCGGCGGGGCATGCCCAACTGGCACGCCGCCAACCCGCACGAAGACATTCTGCGGAAGTACAAACGCGGCTACTTCGTCGAGTGGCGGGTGGCCGACCGGCATAAGCAATCGCTGTTTGGCCACATGCAGTTTTATCTGGAGACCAACTCGCCGCAGGCACCCGTCCTGATTGAGCGCGGAGCCTTCGAGGCCAGTCTGAATGAGGCGGTGTCACGCCCCTTCCGGTTGGTGCCGTTCTTCGATCCCGGCGTGTGGGGCGGACAGTGGATGAAGGACGTGTGCGACCTCGATCCCGCGCAGCCCAACTATGCGTGGGCCTTCGACGGCGTACCGGAAGAAAACAGTCTGCTGTTCCGCTATGGTTCCGCAGACGCGCAGATCACGCTGGAAATGCCCGCCATGAACCTGACGCTGCTGCGCCCCGCCGAACTGCTGGGACACCGGACGTATGCGCGGTTCGGAGCAGAGTTTCCCATCCGCTTCGATCTGCTCGACACCGTGCAGGGCGGAAACCTTTCGCTTCAGGTTCACCCGCTCACCACCTACATCCAGCAGAACTTCGGAATGGCGTATACCCAGGACGAGAGCTATTACCTGCTCGACGCAGAAGAAGACGCGGTGGTGTATCTGGGCCTGAAATCCGGCATTGACCGCGACGAGATGCTCAGCGAACTGGCCGCTTCACAGCAGTCGGGGCAGTTCGATGCCGCCCGCTACGTCAATGCCTTTCCTGCCCGCAAACACGATCACTTTCCGATTCCTGCCGGAACGATCCACTGTTCCGGGCGCAACGCGATGGTGCTGGAAATCTCGGCCACTCCGTACATCTTCACCTTCAAGCTCTGGGACTGGGGACGGCTGGGACTGGATGGTCTGCCGCGTCCGGTGCATCTGGAGCATGGCCGGGCCAACATTGTCTGGGAGCGCGATACCGATTGGGTGAAACGTCACCTGCTGCATCTGGTCGAGCCGCTCGGCAGTGGCGAGGGCTGGCGCGAAGAGCGTACCGGCCTGAACGAGCTGGAATTCATCGAGACGCGGCGGCACTGGTTCACCGCGCCGGTACCACATCACACGCACGGCACGCTGAACATGCTGAATCTGGTCGAGGGTGAGGCAGCTGTCATCGAGAGTCCGGCACACGCGTTCGAGCCGTTGACCGTGCATTACGCCGAAACCTTTATCGTGCCCGCCGCGGTGGGGGCGTACACCATCCGGCCTGTGCGGGCGGGCGAACACCTTGCCACGCTCAAGGCCTCTGTGCGCGGCAGCCAGGAAGAAACCCGGCCCGGCTGA
- a CDS encoding GGDEF domain-containing protein yields the protein MPSEVESRSRADSKELHLRHLYFVFGMGVASLQTFMAQDALVHHQPGLYLQALIGAVVTTVVALLTQSSLTPLPLYRWTLFALGYTWLLTSLWLVALGEVKAVTVIVGSLVMALSAFMWLPVRVATFLAAAGYALLWLPQLGAPDVPTLLAVGVVTTQLWYLSVHGRSVQTERVRSEVLAKMAFTDPLTGVLNRRSMLAHLQELAASAHTAPEQVTLVMLDLDHFKRINDEMGHHRGDEVLVAVAQCLSQQLTKTDALARWGGEEFLVALSATSPAHAHASAEALLTAVRRMSLPGFPAITMSAGMASLAEASSVRDVLVLADRRLYLAKDHGRDRLIGDERTLLQPA from the coding sequence ATGCCGTCAGAGGTAGAGAGTCGTTCTCGTGCAGACAGCAAAGAACTGCATCTGCGCCATCTGTATTTCGTATTCGGCATGGGCGTCGCGTCGCTTCAGACATTTATGGCTCAGGACGCGCTGGTGCATCATCAGCCGGGTTTATATCTTCAGGCCCTCATCGGTGCCGTCGTCACCACCGTCGTGGCGCTCCTGACACAGTCTTCCCTGACGCCTCTTCCGCTGTACAGATGGACGCTGTTCGCGCTGGGGTACACGTGGCTGCTGACCTCTCTCTGGCTGGTCGCGCTGGGAGAGGTGAAGGCGGTCACGGTGATCGTCGGTTCGCTCGTCATGGCGCTGTCGGCGTTCATGTGGCTGCCGGTGCGGGTGGCGACGTTCCTGGCAGCGGCAGGATACGCGCTGCTGTGGCTGCCGCAGCTGGGCGCTCCCGACGTGCCGACGCTGCTGGCGGTCGGTGTGGTGACCACGCAGCTGTGGTATCTGAGTGTCCACGGACGTTCGGTACAGACAGAGCGGGTTCGCAGCGAGGTGCTGGCGAAGATGGCCTTCACCGACCCGCTCACCGGGGTGCTGAATCGGCGCTCGATGCTGGCGCACCTTCAGGAACTCGCGGCCTCCGCCCACACAGCACCCGAGCAGGTGACGCTGGTGATGCTGGATCTGGATCATTTCAAACGCATCAACGATGAAATGGGCCATCACCGTGGAGACGAAGTGCTGGTGGCGGTGGCGCAGTGCCTGTCGCAGCAGCTGACGAAGACTGATGCACTGGCACGCTGGGGCGGCGAGGAGTTTCTGGTGGCGCTGAGCGCGACATCGCCCGCACACGCTCACGCGTCGGCAGAAGCGCTGCTGACGGCGGTTCGCCGCATGTCGCTGCCCGGCTTCCCCGCCATCACGATGAGTGCAGGAATGGCGTCGCTGGCCGAAGCGTCCTCGGTGAGAGACGTGCTGGTCCTGGCAGATCGGCGGCTGTATCTGGCAAAGGATCATGGCCGAGACCGTCTGATCGGGGATGAACGTACCCTGCTTCAGCCCGCGTGA
- a CDS encoding alpha/beta hydrolase: MTTRSLVHPELDAFLDEFPAFTVSAETLPLIRQGVLPASPDDLLGTDVVVEDRRIAGPTGAPEVRVLVYHPAEASTPLPGLLWIHGGGYVLGSADADDLLVRDFVSKVGCMAVSVDYRLAPETPFPGPVEDCYAALTWMHAHAEELGLDAGRIAIGGASAGGGLAAGLGLLARDRGEVPLAFQLLIYPMLDDRTVTHPDPHPHVGEFVWTRESNQFGWQSLLGHEPGLDAVSPYAAAARAEHLAGLPPTYINVGTLDLFLEEDLEYARRLMRAGVPTELHVYPGAYHGFNRFKSASVTQSFDRDMIAALRRGLGQP, from the coding sequence ATGACGACAAGATCCCTGGTTCACCCGGAACTCGACGCTTTCCTCGACGAGTTCCCTGCGTTCACCGTGAGTGCCGAGACCCTTCCGCTGATCCGTCAGGGCGTGCTGCCCGCTTCACCTGACGACCTGCTCGGCACAGACGTGGTGGTGGAAGACCGGCGAATTGCGGGGCCGACCGGTGCCCCCGAGGTGCGCGTGCTGGTGTATCACCCCGCCGAGGCCTCGACGCCCCTGCCGGGGCTGCTGTGGATTCACGGCGGTGGATACGTGCTCGGAAGCGCCGACGCCGATGACCTGCTGGTCAGAGACTTCGTGTCGAAGGTCGGCTGCATGGCGGTCTCGGTCGACTACCGGCTGGCTCCGGAAACACCGTTCCCCGGCCCCGTCGAGGACTGCTACGCGGCCCTGACCTGGATGCACGCACACGCGGAAGAACTGGGCCTGGATGCGGGCCGGATCGCCATCGGCGGAGCCAGTGCCGGTGGAGGACTGGCCGCCGGGCTGGGGCTGCTGGCACGCGACCGTGGAGAGGTGCCGCTGGCCTTCCAGCTGTTAATCTATCCGATGCTGGACGACCGCACGGTCACGCATCCCGACCCTCATCCACACGTCGGAGAGTTCGTGTGGACACGCGAGTCCAACCAGTTCGGCTGGCAGTCGCTGCTGGGGCATGAACCCGGCCTCGACGCGGTGTCGCCCTACGCCGCTGCCGCCCGCGCCGAACATCTGGCGGGCCTTCCCCCGACGTACATCAATGTCGGCACCCTCGACCTGTTTCTGGAGGAAGACCTCGAATACGCCCGCCGTCTGATGCGGGCAGGCGTTCCGACCGAGCTGCACGTGTATCCGGGCGCGTATCACGGCTTCAACCGGTTCAAATCGGCGTCTGTGACGCAGAGCTTTGACCGGGATATGATCGCCGCCCTGCGCCGGGGACTCGGACAGCCCTGA
- a CDS encoding ROK family transcriptional regulator, with the protein MLSGTNVEYAHQYNKRIILEAIRQHDTISKAELSRKTGLTTQAIANIVERFIEAGVVEVRGKQSSRRGQPAHLLGLRATGGYSAGLHLDRDHLTGVLLNLSGTALARYHLEWNVPTPDEALPQLMIALDHLLTSGGLRQDQLWGVGISLPGPIETGTGRLMSPPNLAGWNGTTPRSWLEQRLSVPVYVETDSIAAAIGERWFGAGLTQPHLFYVFLGMGVGGGMLSDGQPFRGATGAAVMFGHLPAGTEGRRCPCGGTDCLETYLSIPAMLHDLTPDSGSPPSLHELDALAQSGDPRVLAWLDHAAARLATSIISAKALFDPEVVIIGSRWPATLIQALTERTVREVGQREPKIVAPTRIVPAALSDDAALGAATIALFNSVTPYTEVMMKVKERPTF; encoded by the coding sequence ATGCTGTCAGGAACCAATGTCGAATACGCCCACCAGTACAACAAGCGCATCATTCTCGAAGCCATCCGTCAGCACGACACCATCTCCAAGGCCGAACTGAGCCGCAAGACCGGACTGACCACCCAGGCCATCGCCAACATCGTCGAGCGCTTCATCGAGGCGGGCGTGGTGGAAGTCCGGGGTAAACAGAGCAGTCGGCGCGGTCAGCCAGCTCATCTGCTGGGCCTGCGGGCCACCGGCGGGTACTCGGCGGGCCTGCATCTCGACCGCGATCATCTGACGGGCGTGCTGCTCAACCTCTCCGGCACAGCCCTTGCCCGGTACCATCTGGAATGGAACGTGCCCACACCAGACGAAGCCCTTCCACAGCTGATGATCGCGCTCGACCACCTGCTGACCTCGGGCGGGCTGCGCCAGGATCAGCTGTGGGGCGTGGGCATCAGCCTTCCCGGCCCCATCGAAACCGGCACAGGACGCCTGATGTCGCCGCCCAATCTGGCGGGCTGGAACGGCACGACGCCGCGTTCCTGGCTGGAGCAGCGGCTGTCGGTGCCTGTGTATGTCGAAACCGACTCCATCGCGGCGGCCATCGGGGAGCGCTGGTTCGGAGCCGGACTGACCCAGCCGCACCTGTTCTATGTCTTTCTGGGAATGGGCGTCGGCGGCGGCATGCTGTCCGACGGTCAGCCGTTCCGGGGAGCCACGGGCGCGGCGGTGATGTTCGGACATCTTCCGGCGGGAACAGAAGGGCGACGGTGTCCGTGTGGCGGAACCGACTGCCTGGAAACATACCTGTCGATTCCGGCCATGCTGCACGATCTGACGCCGGACAGCGGCTCTCCACCGTCGCTGCACGAGCTCGACGCGCTGGCGCAGAGCGGCGACCCACGTGTGCTGGCGTGGCTCGACCACGCTGCCGCCCGACTCGCCACCAGTATCATCAGCGCCAAGGCCCTCTTCGATCCGGAAGTGGTGATCATCGGAAGCCGCTGGCCCGCCACACTGATTCAGGCCCTGACCGAACGAACCGTGCGCGAGGTCGGGCAGCGCGAACCCAAGATCGTCGCGCCGACCCGCATCGTGCCCGCCGCGCTGAGTGACGACGCCGCGCTGGGAGCGGCCACCATCGCGCTGTTCAACTCGGTCACGCCGTACACCGAAGTCATGATGAAAGTCAAAGAGCGTCCGACCTTCTGA
- a CDS encoding ROK family protein: MTITLAMDIGGTHVSAALVGSTGLLRASLQRTHINEAWPADRLLDAWAQTALTAVSHAASCDQVALSVPGPFDYQRGVAHFDLKMRSLTGLNITRALEQRWAGTVLETQPISYVNDAVAFTRGEYLFGAGRGVRRLLGITLGTGLGSGFLVNGEAQTSGADVPPNGEIRFLPIRGGIADEHLSAPGLRTAYTRLGGEPLEPRELAERAATADGLARQVFREFGHDLGAVLKVCADSFQPDQIVVGGQISRAWPLFAAELMAQLAGFTVVRSELLDDANLLGAAQRPHTARAVARSDRPLGVPEQRSPS, translated from the coding sequence ATGACGATAACGCTGGCGATGGATATTGGAGGCACACACGTAAGCGCGGCACTGGTCGGAAGCACTGGCCTGCTGCGTGCGTCTCTCCAGCGAACACATATCAACGAAGCCTGGCCTGCCGACCGCCTGCTGGACGCCTGGGCGCAGACTGCCCTTACAGCGGTTTCGCACGCGGCGTCCTGCGATCAGGTTGCCCTGTCTGTGCCGGGGCCGTTCGATTATCAGCGGGGCGTGGCCCACTTCGATCTGAAAATGCGATCGCTGACCGGACTGAACATCACCCGCGCACTTGAGCAGCGCTGGGCCGGAACCGTGCTGGAAACGCAGCCAATCTCGTATGTCAATGACGCCGTCGCCTTCACACGCGGCGAATACCTGTTCGGTGCCGGGCGCGGCGTGCGCCGCCTGCTGGGAATCACGCTGGGAACCGGGCTGGGCAGCGGATTCCTGGTCAACGGCGAAGCTCAGACCAGCGGCGCTGACGTGCCTCCAAACGGCGAAATCCGCTTTCTGCCGATCAGGGGCGGCATTGCCGACGAACACCTCAGCGCACCCGGCCTCCGCACGGCCTATACCCGGCTGGGCGGTGAACCGCTCGAACCCCGCGAACTGGCGGAACGGGCCGCAACAGCCGACGGGCTGGCCCGGCAGGTGTTCCGCGAGTTCGGTCACGACCTCGGAGCCGTGCTGAAGGTCTGCGCCGACAGCTTCCAGCCCGACCAGATCGTGGTCGGTGGCCAGATTTCGCGGGCCTGGCCGCTGTTCGCGGCTGAGCTGATGGCGCAGCTCGCGGGATTTACGGTCGTTCGCAGCGAACTGCTCGACGATGCCAACCTGCTGGGCGCAGCCCAACGACCGCACACCGCCCGGGCGGTTGCCCGCAGCGACCGGCCACTCGGCGTTCCCGAACAGCGGTCGCCTTCATGA